In one Trichlorobacter lovleyi SZ genomic region, the following are encoded:
- a CDS encoding endonuclease domain-containing protein, with protein sequence MQKATPLNPPLSGGKHIGCAVSPLPDKGGRGVGFLQYKTTLTSLARNNRKNPTVAEQKMWQELLRNKQFFNYKFTRQKPIGGYIVDFYCSDLQLVIEIDGDSHAEAVEYDAERTRKLEAYGLTVVRYTNHEIMHNLEGVYDDLRRRIKHA encoded by the coding sequence ATGCAAAAAGCAACCCCCCTCAATCCCCCCTTGTCAGGGGGGAAGCATATTGGATGTGCTGTTAGCCCCCTCCCTGACAAGGGAGGGCGGGGGGTGGGTTTCCTGCAGTACAAGACAACGCTTACTAGCCTTGCACGGAATAACCGTAAGAACCCGACAGTGGCTGAACAGAAAATGTGGCAGGAACTTCTACGCAACAAGCAGTTTTTTAACTACAAATTCACCCGCCAAAAACCGATCGGGGGCTATATCGTCGATTTCTACTGCTCTGACTTGCAACTCGTAATTGAAATTGATGGTGACAGCCATGCAGAGGCTGTTGAATATGATGCTGAGCGTACCAGAAAATTGGAAGCTTATGGCCTTACGGTTGTTCGCTATACCAACCACGAAATCATGCACAACCTTGAAGGTGTCTATGATGATCTAAGACGCAGGATTAAACATGCCTGA